The genomic DNA TAATTACAGGTTGCCCGATAATATCAACCATAACACAACTGATAGCCGGAAGAGATATACCTTCTCATTTCTGATGTCCTCAGCATCCAAGCTGACAGGTGGCTCCATTGCAAACAATGCTAGTATTTGTACAAGGTGATTTTGCATTATATCACGAATGATTCCGTAGTTatcaaaataactaaaaatgaaaGATATCATTCTGATTAGTTTGTGAATTaccatttttctttaatatcaTAAAGAAACATCTATGACAATATGACTCACCCTCCTCTTCCTTCTGTTCCGAAATCTTCTGAAAATATTAGCTGCACATTACGAATGTAATTCCGGGACCATAGAGGCTCAAAAACAAGATTTGAAAAACGAAGCACGGAGAGATTCTCCACAAGCTCCTTACCCAAGTAATGGTCAATCCTAGATAGTAAGCGAGTTTCAATAATTTCAAACTTTCTTCTCTAGCTTGTTgtgaagaaaacataaaaaaaaattaaaaacaaaaaataaacctGAATATTTGGTCTTCAGTGAGGTATTGCTTCAAACTTCTTGTTAGCTCACTAGAGGATTCAGAATCACGACCAAACGGCTTTTCGACAATTACCCTTGTCCAGccattttttgaagaagctttGAGGCTAGCACATCTCACCACATCCACAAATATGTTTGGAGGTATTGACAAATAAAACAACCTGTTTGAAAGTCTTCCACCCTATAAGAGACCATTGTCAACTGAAACTTTTAGAACAGCAATGTTGGTTAGAAAGTATTAGAAATAATAGGATCGAATAGATGTAGATTAGCTTCATAGGAGAAGTATGATTGATAGTAAGAAACATAGGGAAAACCCTATATTGAAAAAGATTAAGAGTAATGAGTACATGGATGGTCTTTTATAGACCTTAATTACACTTAACCACATGTGTAACTAACTATAGTTCTAACTAACATTTAACCAACTCTAACTGCCTTAACTAACTCTAATTATTTCAACACTAACTCTAGTTAtctcaacaaaaagtaaattatacaaaaaaaaccAATGAGAGAGCACATGATATTTGATCATGTAGTTCGGCCAATTGTGCCAACATCTCCAACTGCAGAGCAGTTGCACTACCTTTCTATTGATCAAGTTTAGAATTTACAAAGTACAACTTGTGTTTAATTAAATACTACGGTCCAGTTACCCCTGAACCGTACTCACCCTGCTCGAGCAACTTGTCCACTTATTAGGACCATacccaccaaaaacaaaatatgtactCACCCTGCTATGAGCCATTCACAAAATATTTATCAAGACCAATGCTCAGGCATACACCTACTTTTTCTGTTGATAATAGAATGCTTTTGTAACAGCCAGTTTTGATTACATGTTATCATATGCTCTAGAGCCTTTTTCACCTTATGCTAAAAGATCTACATGGTCCAGcactttttgaaagaatattacATACAGGGACTATTTTGAGAAAGCAATTATTGTTTAGTGTTATCTcagtttttttatcatttatgtcAAATTTGTGAGTCAAATAGCATAAAAgatcaaatatgttttttttttcctcgaGCATTACCTCTTTCTCTTTTAACTTGGAATCCAAATCTAGAAAGTCTTCCTCAGAGTTGTACAAACCAGAATGGTAAAAGCATCTTTTCAAGAAATGATCCATTTTATCTGCACAATTTGCCCTACAATTCAAAAGAACTCATCAGTATAGGGGAAAAGTAAGAAAAAAGGTTTTACATCATGCTGCCACAATAACATGAAAAATGTGAATTGATAGCGATGAGTCTTACTAATGACTTAAGAAAAGGTGAAAGAATTTCGTTAAATATTTGCCAATTACCTATTAATTTTTCATGAAATGACATTATGACATACAAATTTAATATCAAATTTCGACATCAATTTGGATGGTTAGCAATGTTCAAATATGTGATCAATCATGTTCAGTGCATGGTTCATGAATATTACAATTTGGTGTCAAGATTGTGTCAAAATAACAACTCTTATTTTCAAACCTGAAATCTTTTTTCCCTCTACTATCATGAATAGTTAGTTATATGACCTTTTTAGTTAGCAACTTTTTGTACAAATACTTTCATTCCAAATAGGATTGCTACCATAGCACTTACCTCTGGTCGATTCTGCATGTTAAAGTCTGGCTAATCATGTTCCTTAACTCTTCGTCGGTCATTTTCGTCCGAGCATATCCAAACACAATAAAATTCTGCATAACATTACAACTATAGAGCCTCAAATATTTAAATCATCATAGAAACATTTTAATCATCTACTGAATACAATCACAATTCAGACCTCGGGTAACCAATCTTCATAGAAAAGAGCAAAAAGTGCTGGAAAAATCTTCTTTTTGGCAAGGTCTCCAGATGCTCCAACAACAGTTATACTAAGGTTGGATCCTGTGGATTCAGAGTCTGACAACGAAAACAATCCTTCAACTTGTTGAGGCTGGCCATCTTCTTTGGCCAATGAACTTTCAGCCAAACCTGCATAAATATGGGAATATATGATATTTACATTTTAGccaaacatttgatttttttaagtaGTCAACAGTAATATAAACACTTATTGTTAACAAATAAATGAGTCGGCAACATATAGGATGTGAGTTCAGTGCAAccgaacaaaacaaaaatagactTTATAAAGAAGTGCAATATGATTATTGGAATTTGTTAAGAGCCCCTTATTGGATGAGATAAGGCCTAAACATGAGTTAATAAGTGGGAACAATTCTCATCTTACAAGCTGATTTTGTAAGGGTTGAATTAGGCCTAACTCAAATTCTAAGATGATATCAGAGTCTAACTAAGATCTGTTTGGCCATCCCATCGGGCCACTGCTATCAGACCGCTCATGCCACGCTCTGGATGTCTAGTCTTGGACGTGGGGAGAATATTAACAGCCCCACATTGAATGATATAAGGCATGGACATAGGTTTATAGGTGTGGGGCCAGTTCTCATCTTATAAGCCGGTTTTGCAAGGGTTGAGTTAGAAGTAACCCAAATTCTTAAAGAACTATTGTTATATATACATTCAATCTCAAGCTGAAGCTACCCAAAGTGGCACTTTACATAAACACATATAGGGACAGAACAGAAACCAAAAGTTAGAAAGTGCAGAATGTGATCCAATGACAAAACAAGTATGACTAGCTAGTGCATTCAATGTCATATCAGCTAACACCATAACATTGTTAGTTTTTCAGAGAAGATAAATATGATCTACAATTCAAAGTGGCATAATCAGGAACACCATGTTTCTGCACTTAAGCAGCCAATGCCAGAACCAAGAGGTGTGTCTTTCCTAAACAAACTGTATACCATTGGTGGGAACAGGGAATGACAAAGGCATTCGAAGAATACATATTCTCTACAACAAAATCTAATTTCATAAGAATAAAGGAACCCTGAGAAGCCACTAATCCTATGTATAATAGCAAGCAATTTGCCAcatcaaaaaaaatttggtaCTGTCAAACATCAAGCATCCACATCCAGGACCTAAGATCAAACATTGTGATCTGATCTCCCTTTCTTTCACAACATAAATGTTGCCGAGACCTCTACTACCCCTTCACAATCACAACTGCAATTTCAACATGGTCACAACTGCAACTCCAATTTAAATGCATATACTCGTTATACACGCAAAAGCTATGATCAACCCCACCATAAAGCCAGTGCTTTGATAAGAGTAAATCAAGGGCCATGGTGGAGGGGAGGATGAACTGCTAGATCAAGTTTTCCCCGATAGCGAATTAACAACTAACATTTGCCTACATAAAAATTGCTAGATCAAGTAACAAGGTATGCACATAACCATTTTAATctacataataaaattaagctTCACAATAACTACAAAAATTGCTTAAAAAAGGATCATATAAAGAAACATAGAAGAAATACATACCATCATGAGAAGAAACAGCATTTAGGGGATGCCCATTTGAAGATTTGAGCTGAAAATGTTTTCTACCCTTGTTTCCATGTTGGGTAATGCAAGAAAGGCATAGAGTAGTGAATTTAGTACAAAGTTGTGGTTCATTCTTGAATCCATAAGATGTGACAATGTTTGAATAAGAACCTAGTACACTTGCCATGCAACAAACAAATTCTGTCTCAAGAATTCACAATAAAGTAAAAATCTAAGACAGAAACAAGTGAGTTCAAGTTTATATAGTTAATCATtgattgaaaagattaaataataaaaaaagaaatggaTAAATGTTTCAGTGTATGTTATGATGAATGTGACTTTATACCAAATTTGTCCTTTGAGTTAACTGAGCggtcaaatcaaatgaaaacaaatgagGGGGTTGGTTTGTAAACGCATGACAAAATATCTTGAATGAGAGGtccatgttttttattttcttattttaaattatgtgaataattttcattttccttattttcttttattttgactGTTGTtactttcttttcattttgacGACTGAAGTTTTGAAACCTTTTTCAgttgataaataaaattttaaattttaagaacaCATGTTAgtattttgactttttatttttatgagaaaatacataattgatcattttttttctttattatataaCTATTAACTAATCTTTAAATTGGGTTTcactttgatgattttgtcTCGATTTCTCtcttaatcaattattatttctcattaaaataatttattttaattatttatctttCAATTAGATACACTAAAGTTACTAATGTCATCAAAGCACAAAATCATCTGAATATTTTCCCTTTAGTTCATTGTTCAAATCCTATAGGGAAACTTATATTGGATGAGACAAACTTATCTGTTGGCATGCTTCTATGATCTGATTAACAAATAAATTGAGTTGAGAATGGTGTCAAATTTTACACAACAATCTTCTAAAAATAGATATACTAAAATATACGGACAATTTTAAACTGTTGTGTGATTTGAGAAATATCAAGAACTTTTCAAGCACTAAAAACAAGATGATATACAAAATGTTGCAGTCAGTAGATCAAGCAATACCAATTAAATGCTCTATCATAGTCTTATCATGTGAAGATACTTCTTGAGTTCAATGATAAGCTGAAATAAACACTAGTTTTTATTTACCTCAGTGGCATCTGTTAAGAGTCCTACATCGGTTAGGAGTTGGCCTTActatttgtttataagtgggggcaatcttcacctcacaagccggttttgtggggttgtgttaggcccaaccacgatttctaatatggtatcagagcctcttcaCGATTCTTTGGGCCACCTGTTATCAGGTTTCCGTTATCGGGTCGGGTCACCCGTCATTTATGTTCACGCTTCAGATGTGCAATCCTGAgtgtgagggggtgtgttaagagtcccacatcggttaggagttggcctgactatttgtttataagtgggggcaatcctcacctcacaagccggttttgtggggttgtgttaggcccaaccacaatttctaatAGCATCCTTCCAAGGAATTCCTTCTCGTCGACGAATAAGTTTCTTGACAACTTCAGGCTATAATAGATAAAAGCACAGATTCATCAGCCAGGACAACTCAAGGTAGATATTTTCATGCGCTTTAAATTAAATCGTTAAAAACATTTTCAAACTCAATTTTCTTAGCCAAAGGCAAAACTTTAATTAACGACTTAAAAAATCCCATTGTAAAAATGATCAAGTTAAGATTACCGGGCAGTCGGGATGATGTCTGGGTATATTTTGATAGAAGTGTTGTGAAGGTATCCAGGCTCCACGCCGAAGCAAGTTCCCTCAAGTTTCTAATTCATAATGCAAAGGGATTAACAGTAAGAAACTTGAGAGCAACATGCCAAAATTAACAGCTAATTAATAACTTAATGATCTAAGAACTTACAgaaacactaaaaaaaagttcatgaTAACCTCCTCATCGAGCCTCATCCGTTCAATAGTTTCTTccataatgtaatttttttgtacttaaaaattatcaatgaaACAATTaagtcaaatgaaaataaagatcCTACTGAAGAATATACGTACAAGCCAATACAGAAGAACCAACAATTGTTTTATTAAATGAAGAGACCTGTGTTAAAAGTTTATCAATATAAACAACCACCATTTCCTCTAAGGCAAGCTTCAACAAATTTCCCAAACCATCTTTCTTCAATGTACCTTGAATATATGGGATGTTAAAGCTATAATTTTCCAAAAtagattaaatatttaataatcaAACTTCAACTTAATACAATAGAAGCCACTTGCACCAACAACTTCATAAACAAACTTCAGATATTTTGCTTCGAAGGTaaggtttatttttttcttctactatatatatatatatatatatatcgttaATGTACCTAATGTATCTATTTGGTATTAACATGTGATTGACAATTTATGAATCAACTAATATTGATTAAAATCCGTAAATTGatcaaaaatatttacatgtataaaaaaccaaatattatagGATATATTTCGATGCCATTTTACGAAATCTACTCAAATTGAATATAAGTATGTGTGTGTATTGTCATAATATATCACTAAATACTTTTAGATATTTTATAGATACTCTTAAGatattatcaaatatttaaCTTTACAATACAAATGAAACATTAATATTACCTTTTCTATCATAccttatttttttgaatgaatgttaatacattaattttatttggaagGATAATGTTgatttgttaattgttatgttagtttCTCTCTTTGTCATGAGAACTTGAATCCATAACATTCAGTTTCCTTAACCCTTAACTTAAACCACTTGCATTCATATTACGTCAtgaaagataattttgtaaaatcttttttaatttcaaattctcctacaaaaataattataattgttatgtttgaaagaatatttatgttattttcgcttctacatataatattttaaaaaattaatgtgaCATTATTTCTCTTTGTCACTGAATATAACATAATTTATCATTCACGCTCTTTTTTCTATTCCAAAATATTACttcttctcaaaaaaaattattatttctacTTTGCATTAATGATTGTGAAAAAGACGTCAGTAattaataaggataatttgataaaattgttattttctttcttctaataatcatgttttgttaatatgaatgcaaaaatcttaaacaacaatcattttaaacataaaaggtatcttcatttaaaatttagaatcatttgactattattttcatttgattggGTAGCAACATTTGGTTGAAGTAACCTTGTGGATAGTAACATTAGTAGCTTAGGTTAAACAACACATTGATAGCAACACAATATAAAAATCACATTACTCACCCAAAGTTAAGAATGAAAACAACTTCCAGATAGCAAATACGTGCTATAAACCTTTACAACTTTTCTTAACATCTTCTTGCTTTTACATAACCTATGTTTTATCACTATCCTGGGTAAAAAAAGTACTCTAGTTGTTGGCTTAGGTTATAATGATGATCCAGATAACTTTAGAGGTCCGGTTATCGACGTGATAAGAGTCAaggatattttaataaaatattatgattcTGTTTTGAATGATATCATTCTCGTGGTGGATGCTAAGGACACAATGAATATTTCACAGTTGCACTAATTCCAtataaaggaaagaaaaaatatcatcacTGATGAATACATATGTGAAAAACTATTTAGATTGTAGAAAGATTCTACAACATGAGATATAATATTGTTCTAGTTTGTTTGACACGGAGGATGTGTTGAAGAACcatcataatacaataacaacacAGGCTatgaagaatatatatttagtCATTACTCTTCAAGTGGAGGAGTTGGTATACTTTTACTGGACAATGGGTACGTACAATGATATTTCTAGTACTATATTATTGAGTAAAATAATGACCACATTTTCATGCATGCAGAAAAAAAGACATTGCAAAGTTTCTActcaacaaataaatatatattattgattcTCCTATTTCATACGGTATGAAATAAGATTTTAGTTAGAATATGGGATTTTGATTCTAGAATTTTACATATTAATGTTGCAATTTTTGTTGTAATCAAAAGTTTTgatctaaaaaatattaacctTTTTAATCTGACAGCTGTGTATTTTTGCTAcaattttaatatgaaaaacAATATAGAAAAGAATCATTTTTGAAGCAAAATCCACTACAATGCTTTCCTTAAATATTGTGTAGATTCAGTGTTTTTGCTCTCTGGAAGTTGTCTTTCTAACTTTGATTCTAAATGTGTttttacattgtgttgttgGGTTCCTTTTTATATTGTGTTATTGGGTTTTTCAAGTGGAGGAGCTGGTACACTTTTACTAGGCAATGGGTACGTACAATAATATTTCTAGCACTAtaatattgaataaaataatgacCACATTTTCATGCATGCAGGTTAAAGATATTGCAGAGTTTCTACTAAACAAATAATCTTACTTATTAAAGCTTGTCTGGTCAAGCTATTGTTTACCCTAATTCTAAACCTAATATTTCCCTCCACTAAACAAGCATTAAATCCTCTAAAGTGGTTTTCCTTATCAGCATTCCatcaacaattcaatttttcatcccACACATTTCTTAACCTACCAATCCATTGTATCCATTACTGCAATTAAGGAATCCAATCATCTGTATCGGTTACTCCACAATCATGTGCCATTTTCAAATCCAGCAGCCCTTTTGTTTTCCCAACATGCCAATTATGCTCCCTATGCATCTAAAAACTCAACCGGCCCCTTTCCCATGTCCATCCCTGtagtatatatatgtatgtttacATAACAGATTCATTTGCAGTTTCTAaacaaaatccttcaaaaacataatattcacttccCTTTTTATATAATGGTTGATCGTCCTCTAACTGCGTTGTTGACCTACCATTGCCTGACCGGTATTTACATGCCAGATTTGTTGTGTAGGGTTAACCGACCGATTAATTTACCTACTTTTGTCCCCCTCATTAGATTCAACATTGAAAGAACTGCGGTGCCTACTCCTGTCCATGGTGTGTTTCCTGCATCTGTTTATGATTCGTAATTGGAGGTGAGTGGAAACGAATGGTCGATGCAAGAAAAATTCAGCAGGGCGACTACCTGAAAATCGATGCTCCAGCTCCTGCAAAGAACATGACTCTCTATTTCACTCGTGAACGTGTTTGAGGAATACATTAAGAATTACCCATAATCCAAAAACTGTATGCAGATAATTTTGACGTAGTTAAGGATtggataaaatatgaaaatgtttttatcAGCTCCGTTAGTTATGAGTTGTTTTGCTTTTTAATCATACTTATGTCAATCCAAAAGGTTATATGAAATGTCAGCTTTgtgaattctattttttttttttttatgtattttttgtttgtcatTAGTTTGTGTTGAAATCAAATTTGCAATTTCCATAATTAAATTAGAAACCATTATATTTGGATTCTACTACACTTgatcattgtttcaaatcttgGTGTTATCAAATGTTTTGGATAGCTCAATTCAATCAAATGGTGcattatcaaattaaaaatataactcaGTCATTTActcttatgtaaaaaaattaaagacaatCTAAAATCAGGcaaatatcatcaaaattgatttctatattttaaatgtattcaggcaaatatcatcaaaattgATTTCTATACTTTAAATGTATTCAGGcaaatatcatcaaaattaatttctatACTTTAAATGTGAAATTGTAGTCTCACAAATTGAGCATTGACCGCCTCTATCATCGGCCAAATAATTATTATCATGATTTGCAAGTCTAAAATTTCGTTAAatgcatttaatatttttaagtggttttccaaaacaacatTTCACTCAGAATTTTGGTTTCAAATCGAAGGTTTCCCATGGTTCACGTCACCAATTACTTCCATGTTTTACTCAAGACCTTAATTAGAAGCATAAAACCAAAATAGTATAGAAATATAACacatttagtcccttaacttaatttctggtaacaatttagtcctttatctttttttcatttcaatatggtcctttttgtccattttcacatacattttcaagctttaaattaaatattcttatgcaaacatagataaagatcatagatttgaagactgaaagaccataagaaaataaaatcatgaattttaagcttaaaagtTCATATGTAAATGGATCaaaaaggacaaaattgaaatgaaaaaaagataaaggactaaactgttacctgaaataaGATTAATgaactaaaagtgtaattttgcctaaattatttttattcctGTAAAGTTTTCATACaccaattatatataaaatgaataatttacTGTGGATATTCATTGGCATATAGAGTTATcgaaataaattatattcatcAAGTAAaattttgaggttttttttttttggtgatacAAAATtctgagtgttttttttttttttttgactaaaatttTTGAGTGTTTATGAATGCcgaataaaaatattgttggtTTCAAATAGATTGTTGGAAAACTCATactatattagttttttttttttttttttgtggttaacctatattataattttatttaaagcaAAAGAGAATTATTAGTACTCAATCATTAACAGAGGTTccatatattgtttttattttgttttgattggtACAATACGTTCCATATTTTCATTGGAAATTAAAATGCACATTGGAACTATTTCTGACAAATTAATTTATGGTGGATTGCCATtgtaaattattcttttttgtctattgaaaattgttttttaaactagatatcaaaataaatgatttatcaATTAAACTTTTGGTGTTTGTAAATGCCGTCCAACATATTGTTTATTTCAACATATACttcaatttaataattttttttctatggtgaacctatattatatttttatttaaagcaaaatataattaatttgggCTTAATCATTATCAAGCATTCCAAATGTTCTATTGGAACTTAACATGCACGTTGGAACTATTtctttcaaattaattaatggtGGATTGCCATTGTAAATTCTTATCATATGTCTATTGAAAATTGTTCTTTAAATTAGTGGAGCCACATTGGATTCTGCACAATCAAGCTACAATATTACCCACAGCCATATTATAGTTTCAATATACCTAAATAAATGTTGACTGCTCCTCTTTTTTTGGACGGCACTTATCTAAAATCAGACTATAAGTACgtaatattgtttttacaagAATATATTTGAGTTATGATACCCCCTACACAAAACAAGCAGGTACCGATGTAGTGGACGATGTTCACACTCCAGAATTTCTAAATACAATTGTTGCCTCAGGACTTCCTAATCATAAGTTGCGCTTGAAAGCGGGAGTACCAGTGATGTTGTTAAGAAACATAGATAAGAGTTTAGGATTGTGCAATAGAACTAAATTGGTTATTACAAGGATGGGTAGATTTGTTCTTGAAGGGCAAGTGATATCTGGCAGTAATATAAGTGATAAAGTGTTTATTCCAAGGTTATCCTTGGAACCATCTGATACAAGAATACCATTTAAGTTTCGAAGAAGGCAATTTCCATTGGCTGTTtcttttgcaatgactattaacaaaAGTTAAGGCCAGTCTCTTAAACATGTGGGAGTTTATTTGCCATCGCCTGTTTTTTCTCATGGTCAATTGTATGTGGCATTGTCAAGAGTTACTTCAAGAGAAggtttgaagattttaatatctaatGACGATAGTGAAGACGATTGTGTAACGTCTAATGTGGTTTATAGAGAGGTTTTTCGTAATCTTTCTTAATCTGTGTCATTTGTATGACTGAACAAATTTAtagtctttttttatttgtacgAATGATGTAATATACTATCTTTTTTTACCGTCTTTTTATTTGTATGAATGATGTAATGCACTATCTTTATTACTGTACTAATGACTTATTGCTATGAAGACTTCTacaaatttcaatattattgTCGGTTTGTACAAtctatatgacccgtgcggcgcaCGGGTCGGCGTTCTAGTAGACATTGCAAAGAAAGAAGTAtgttagtttatatatatatggctaaaatatgcatttcatccctgcaattaggggtcatttgaaatttcatccctgaacttactaatccttccattttgcccctgcaaatattaagCATTTGAAATTTAGTCCTAATTACTTCTTATTGCCTATGTGGCACGTGATTACTGATGTGGCAATGACGTGGCACCATCTGACTGGGTCAAGACTTTGCTGACTCAGTTTTTTGTACATGAACTTCCCATTTTACCCTTAATGAAACAAGACACATGcgaaatgactaaaatacccctgCCTTTGATCTTTACCTTCAACCTAGAGACAACATCATCATCTCCAGATCTGTTCTTATAACTCAATCAGATCTCAAttctgaaattaaattaaattagccCATGACAAACTGCTCTCAATCAATGTGTAGAAGATAAAGAAGAAATGGTATATAGACACCATTTTGAGGAGGATTCAAATTGATACCACGACAATCTgcaatctttatttattttttttatgattgtttGCTCCCATGAATGAAATCGGAATCACAAACACCAAAGAACGTGATTCTTCTACTCGCCAAAATCAACCTTCCCGTTGGCGCTTCCCGTCGCCGTCGGGCCTGTACATGTCATTCTGATTACTATAACTCTCTTCGCCTCACCGGTTCCGCACTC from Medicago truncatula cultivar Jemalong A17 chromosome 8, MtrunA17r5.0-ANR, whole genome shotgun sequence includes the following:
- the LOC25481550 gene encoding glucose-6-phosphate 1-dehydrogenase, chloroplastic, translating into MASVLGSYSNIVTSYGFKNEPQLCTKFTTLCLSCITQHGNKGRKHFQLKSSNGHPLNAVSSHDGLAESSLAKEDGQPQQVEGLFSLSDSESTGSNLSITVVGASGDLAKKKIFPALFALFYEDWLPENFIVFGYARTKMTDEELRNMISQTLTCRIDQRANCADKMDHFLKRCFYHSGLYNSEEDFLDLDSKLKEKEGGRLSNRLFYLSIPPNIFVDVVRCASLKASSKNGWTRVIVEKPFGRDSESSSELTRSLKQYLTEDQIFRIDHYLGKELVENLSVLRFSNLVFEPLWSRNYIRNVQLIFSEDFGTEGRGGYFDNYGIIRDIMQNHLVQILALFAMEPPVSLDAEDIRNEKVKVLRSMRPIQLEDVVVGQYKGHSKGGRSYPAYIDDSTVPKGSLTPTFAAAALFIGNARWDGVPFLMKAGKALHTKRAEIRVQFRHVPGNLYKRNFGTDLDKATNELVLRVQPDEAIYLKINNKVPGLGMRLDRSDLNLLYRSRYAREIPDAYERLLLDAIEGERRLFIRSDELDAAWALFTPLLKEIENKKIAPELYPYGSRGPVGAHYLAARHNVRWGDLGGDD